One segment of Nakamurella flava DNA contains the following:
- a CDS encoding bifunctional PIG-L family deacetylase/class I SAM-dependent methyltransferase: protein MSAHIDLDPAVVPTFDAADPGTTAARWVASERLHQVPVLDPLTVRALIVVVAHPDDETLGAGGLIARCAAAGAAVTVVCATAGEGSHPQSPTTSPESLAQRRRGELLTAVCALAPGATVEQLGLPDGRLGDHVDIVAAAVGSVLPAGSTPADCWVVSTWAGDRHPDHAAAAAAVERAVPTGVARVLACPIWAWHWADPAGEDLPFDRMVRIDLGPDERRRKRIAIDSYPSQTAPLSQRPGDEAVLLPGMLEHFTGDAEYFVARPTKGDTTVSEPATPTTPRQALPGSYFERQYATDGTDPWGFEDRWYEERKRAVTMAALPRRRFANAFEPGCAIGVLTAQLADRCDALLSTDVADAALQVARERLQSSPHVRFARGGIPELWPDGPLDLIVLSEVGYYCGDLELGTVIERIRATLRPDGVLLACHWRHPVADYPLTGDEVHQRLRGETGLQVLVEHVEDDFRLDVLAGPQVRSVGRVEGLAP, encoded by the coding sequence ATGAGCGCTCACATCGACCTCGATCCCGCTGTCGTCCCGACGTTCGACGCCGCGGACCCGGGCACCACGGCCGCCCGGTGGGTCGCGTCGGAACGGCTGCACCAGGTTCCGGTTCTCGATCCGCTGACCGTGAGAGCGCTGATCGTCGTGGTCGCCCACCCGGACGACGAAACCCTCGGCGCCGGTGGGCTGATCGCCCGCTGCGCGGCGGCCGGTGCGGCGGTGACCGTCGTCTGCGCCACCGCGGGGGAGGGATCACACCCGCAGTCCCCGACGACATCGCCGGAGTCGCTCGCCCAGCGACGCCGCGGTGAACTGCTCACCGCCGTCTGCGCTCTCGCGCCCGGAGCCACGGTGGAGCAGCTGGGACTGCCCGACGGCCGACTGGGCGACCACGTCGACATCGTCGCCGCCGCGGTCGGTTCGGTGCTGCCCGCTGGTTCCACCCCCGCCGACTGCTGGGTGGTGAGCACCTGGGCCGGCGACCGCCACCCCGACCACGCCGCCGCGGCGGCCGCCGTCGAGCGAGCCGTGCCGACCGGCGTCGCTCGCGTACTGGCCTGCCCCATCTGGGCCTGGCACTGGGCCGACCCCGCCGGCGAGGACCTGCCGTTCGACCGGATGGTGCGGATCGACCTCGGGCCCGACGAACGACGTCGCAAGCGGATCGCCATCGACAGCTACCCCTCCCAGACGGCCCCGCTGTCCCAGCGACCCGGCGACGAGGCCGTGCTGCTTCCCGGGATGCTCGAACACTTCACCGGTGACGCCGAGTACTTCGTCGCCCGGCCGACGAAAGGCGACACCACCGTGTCGGAGCCCGCAACGCCGACCACCCCGCGACAGGCCCTGCCGGGCAGCTACTTCGAGCGCCAGTACGCGACCGATGGCACCGACCCGTGGGGCTTCGAGGACCGCTGGTACGAGGAGCGCAAGCGGGCGGTCACCATGGCCGCCCTCCCGCGGCGGCGGTTCGCCAACGCCTTCGAACCGGGGTGCGCGATCGGGGTGCTCACCGCGCAACTCGCCGACCGGTGCGACGCCCTGCTGTCGACCGACGTCGCCGACGCCGCCCTGCAGGTCGCCCGGGAGCGACTCCAGTCCAGCCCACACGTGCGGTTCGCCCGCGGCGGCATTCCCGAGCTGTGGCCGGATGGCCCGCTGGATCTCATCGTGCTGTCCGAGGTCGGTTACTACTGCGGCGATCTCGAATTGGGAACGGTGATCGAGCGGATCAGGGCGACCCTGCGCCCGGATGGTGTGCTGCTGGCCTGCCACTGGCGGCACCCGGTGGCCGACTACCCGTTGACCGGTGACGAGGTGCACCAGCGACTGCGCGGCGAGACCGGGTTGCAGGTCCTCGTGGAACACGTGGAGGACGACTTCCGGCTCGACGTGCTCGCCGGCCCGCAGGTCCGGTCGGTCGGCCGCGTCGAGGGTCTGGCGCCATGA
- a CDS encoding TrpB-like pyridoxal phosphate-dependent enzyme, translated as MTIKTHKYLLSEDQMPTNWYNIVADLPEPPPPPLHPGTHEPVGPDDLAPLFPMDLILQEVSTERYIPIPDEVQDIYRLWRPSPLYRAHRLEQALGTPARIYYKYEGVSPAGSHKPNTAVPQVYYNAKAGVKKLTTETGAGQWGTALAFASSLFGVECEVWQVGASYDAKPYRRTLIETFGGTVHRSPSRLTAAGRAFPEDHSGSLGIAISEAVEVAAQREDTKYALGSVLNHVLLHQTVIGEEALLQLEMAGEKGADLVIGCTGGGSNFGGLAFPFIREKLAGRQSPVIRAVEPASCPSLTRGEYRYDFGDTAGFTPLMKMHTLGHDFVPDRIHAGGLRYHGMAPLISHVYELGLMEAIAIEQTECFAAAIQFARTEGIVPAPEPTHALAAAMREALACKESGEEKVIITALCGHGLLDLAAYESYLGGQMVDSGLSDAELQAALAGVPTLA; from the coding sequence ATGACGATCAAGACGCACAAGTACCTGCTGTCCGAGGACCAGATGCCGACGAACTGGTACAACATCGTCGCCGACCTGCCCGAGCCGCCGCCCCCGCCGCTGCACCCGGGCACGCACGAGCCCGTCGGGCCGGACGATCTCGCGCCGTTGTTCCCGATGGACCTGATCCTGCAGGAGGTCTCGACCGAGCGGTACATCCCGATCCCGGACGAGGTGCAGGACATCTACCGGCTGTGGCGGCCGTCGCCGCTCTACCGGGCGCACCGGCTGGAGCAGGCGCTGGGCACCCCGGCACGGATCTACTACAAGTACGAAGGCGTCTCGCCGGCCGGCTCGCACAAGCCGAACACCGCCGTGCCGCAGGTCTACTACAACGCCAAGGCCGGCGTGAAGAAGCTGACCACCGAGACCGGCGCCGGCCAGTGGGGTACGGCGCTGGCCTTCGCGTCCTCGCTGTTCGGCGTGGAGTGCGAGGTCTGGCAGGTCGGGGCGTCCTACGACGCCAAGCCCTACCGCCGCACGCTGATCGAGACGTTCGGCGGCACCGTGCACCGCTCGCCGTCCCGGTTGACCGCGGCCGGACGAGCGTTCCCGGAGGACCACTCGGGCTCACTGGGCATCGCCATCTCCGAGGCGGTCGAGGTGGCCGCGCAACGAGAGGACACCAAGTACGCCCTTGGGTCGGTGCTCAACCACGTGCTGCTGCACCAGACCGTGATCGGCGAGGAAGCGCTGCTGCAGCTCGAGATGGCCGGTGAAAAGGGTGCCGACCTGGTCATCGGATGCACCGGTGGCGGGTCGAACTTCGGCGGCCTGGCGTTCCCGTTCATCCGGGAGAAGCTGGCCGGCCGCCAGTCCCCGGTGATCCGCGCGGTCGAACCGGCGTCCTGCCCGTCGCTGACCCGCGGCGAGTACCGCTACGACTTCGGCGACACCGCCGGGTTCACGCCGCTGATGAAGATGCACACCCTGGGCCACGATTTCGTGCCCGACCGCATCCACGCCGGTGGGCTGCGCTACCACGGGATGGCCCCGTTGATCTCGCACGTCTACGAGCTGGGATTGATGGAAGCGATCGCGATCGAGCAGACCGAGTGCTTCGCCGCGGCCATCCAGTTCGCCCGCACCGAGGGCATCGTGCCGGCGCCGGAGCCGACCCACGCCCTGGCCGCGGCGATGCGGGAAGCGCTGGCCTGCAAGGAGTCCGGCGAGGAGAAGGTCATCATCACCGCACTCTGCGGGCACGGCCTGCTCGACCTGGCCGCCTACGAGTCGTACCTGGGCGGGCAGATGGTCGACTCCGGGCTGTCCGACGCGGAGCTGCAGGCCGCCCTGGCCGGAGTGCCCACGCTGGCCTGA
- a CDS encoding tryptophan 2,3-dioxygenase, whose translation MSPVAPDQQDRSATDPLAANLRPVEAGLIDTAADVEEAADSGRALIRDLDYAGYLHLQRLLSAQEPLTDHHDELLFIVIHQATELWLKLVVHEMRSAQEHLRADEIGPALKRLARVKHVLRQLIDQWAVLATLTPSEYAEFRGKLGRSSGFQSVQYRELEFLLGNKNKAMIAVFDHDQAAADRLRATLAEPSLYDDFLDLLARRGYDVPDRVLQRDRTAPHTLDDGVTAVFGRIYGAPESQWDVYETCEELVDLEDSFQTWRFRHLKTVERIIGFKPGTGGSSGVPFLRRALDLTFFPELYAVRADIGN comes from the coding sequence ATGTCCCCCGTCGCACCCGACCAGCAGGACCGATCGGCCACCGATCCGCTGGCGGCGAACCTGCGCCCGGTCGAGGCCGGGCTGATCGACACCGCCGCGGACGTCGAGGAGGCGGCCGACAGCGGCCGGGCACTCATCCGCGACCTGGACTACGCCGGCTATCTGCACCTGCAACGGCTGCTGTCGGCCCAGGAACCCCTCACCGACCACCACGACGAGCTGCTCTTCATCGTCATCCACCAGGCCACCGAGCTCTGGCTCAAGCTGGTCGTGCACGAGATGCGGTCGGCCCAGGAACATCTGCGGGCCGACGAGATCGGCCCGGCGCTCAAGCGGCTGGCCCGGGTCAAGCACGTGCTGCGCCAGCTCATCGACCAGTGGGCGGTGCTGGCCACGCTGACCCCGTCCGAGTACGCCGAGTTCCGCGGCAAGCTCGGCCGGTCCTCGGGCTTCCAGTCGGTGCAGTACCGCGAGCTGGAGTTCCTGCTGGGCAACAAGAACAAGGCCATGATCGCCGTCTTCGACCACGACCAGGCGGCGGCCGACCGGTTGCGGGCCACCCTGGCCGAACCATCCCTCTACGACGACTTCCTCGATCTCCTGGCCCGCCGCGGCTATGACGTCCCGGACCGGGTGCTGCAGCGCGACCGCACCGCCCCGCACACTCTCGACGACGGCGTGACCGCGGTCTTCGGCCGGATCTACGGCGCCCCCGAGTCGCAGTGGGACGTCTACGAGACCTGCGAGGAACTGGTCGATCTCGAGGACTCGTTCCAGACCTGGCGGTTCCGGCACCTGAAGACCGTCGAGCGCATCATCGGCTTCAAGCCGGGGACCGGCGGCTCCTCCGGCGTGCCGTTCCTGCGGCGCGCCCTGGACCTGACGTTCTTCCCCGAGCTGTACGCCGTGCGCGCCGACATCGGCAACTGA
- a CDS encoding NAD(P)H-binding protein, with translation MSVVIAGGHGKIGLRLARLLAGQERRPVGLVRKPEHEADLIAVGAHPVRFDLESGSAQELAEHLRGAQAVVFAAGAGPGSGVARKDTVDRAAAALLADAAEIAGVRRYLMISAIGVDEAAEQDFGPDQDQWAAYVRAKKAADDDLRSRDLDWTVLRPGRLTDASGTGEVALGSDVGRGDVPREDVAAVLVALLDEPRTIGLTVDLVAGSTPIAEAVAALAPSTEPTD, from the coding sequence ATGTCTGTCGTCATCGCCGGAGGACACGGGAAGATCGGGCTGCGGTTGGCCCGGCTGCTGGCCGGGCAGGAGCGGCGCCCGGTCGGTCTGGTGCGCAAGCCCGAACACGAGGCCGATCTGATCGCGGTGGGCGCGCATCCCGTCCGCTTCGATCTGGAGTCGGGATCGGCCCAGGAACTGGCCGAGCACCTGCGGGGCGCGCAGGCCGTGGTCTTCGCGGCCGGCGCCGGTCCGGGTTCGGGCGTGGCCCGTAAGGACACCGTCGACCGGGCGGCGGCGGCGTTGCTGGCCGACGCGGCCGAGATCGCCGGTGTGCGGCGGTACCTCATGATCTCGGCCATCGGGGTCGACGAGGCGGCCGAGCAGGACTTCGGCCCCGACCAGGACCAGTGGGCCGCCTACGTGCGGGCCAAGAAGGCCGCCGACGACGACCTGCGATCCCGGGACCTGGACTGGACGGTCCTGCGGCCCGGTCGGTTGACCGACGCGTCGGGGACCGGGGAGGTCGCCCTGGGATCGGACGTCGGCCGCGGAGACGTCCCGCGAGAAGACGTGGCCGCCGTGCTGGTGGCGCTGCTGGACGAGCCCCGGACCATCGGCCTGACCGTCGACCTCGTCGCCGGATCGACCCCGATCGCCGAGGCGGTGGCCGCCCTGGCGCCGTCGACCGAGCCGACCGACTGA
- a CDS encoding alpha/beta family hydrolase → MTTSPSTVPGALLLTPGAGAGRDHHTLVAVGQAVAPLPCERFDFPYRQAGKRMPDKPPVAIAALRDGAAAFTSRVGVAPESLVLGGRSYGGRMCSMAVAEGLPAAGLVLLSYPLHPPGKPDRLRVEHFGDITVPVLFVGGTADPFGSPEEFAAHLPAIAGPVTTVWLPGGHDQRRSDPAVCAAVREWLTALGGAVGSTETKD, encoded by the coding sequence GTGACCACCTCGCCGTCGACCGTTCCCGGGGCGCTGTTGCTGACCCCCGGGGCCGGGGCCGGCCGCGACCACCACACGCTCGTCGCGGTCGGGCAGGCCGTCGCCCCGCTGCCGTGTGAACGGTTCGATTTCCCCTACCGGCAGGCCGGCAAGCGGATGCCCGACAAGCCGCCGGTGGCGATCGCGGCCCTGCGGGACGGCGCGGCCGCGTTCACGTCCCGGGTGGGTGTCGCCCCCGAGTCCCTGGTCCTGGGCGGTCGGTCCTACGGCGGTCGCATGTGCTCCATGGCCGTCGCCGAGGGGCTCCCGGCTGCCGGTCTCGTGCTGCTGAGCTACCCGCTGCATCCGCCGGGCAAGCCCGATCGACTGCGGGTCGAGCACTTCGGTGACATCACCGTTCCGGTTCTCTTCGTCGGGGGGACTGCCGACCCCTTCGGGTCACCCGAGGAGTTCGCCGCCCACCTGCCGGCCATCGCCGGGCCGGTGACCACGGTCTGGCTGCCGGGCGGTCACGACCAGCGGCGTTCCGATCCTGCCGTATGCGCGGCGGTGCGGGAGTGGCTGACCGCTCTGGGTGGCGCGGTCGGGTCCACCGAAACGAAGGACTGA
- a CDS encoding DUF3592 domain-containing protein, with the protein MPNWLALTLLVIPAVLAGLFGTREVRAAHRERAVPSVPQGWVSARGVIVDEQLTAGRGGEANPLRRPVVTYQTADGREVTFTSRIQAAGMPKRGTALAVFHDPVQPTRACIDPQALTGVPMPLPGSSRILVALIWLVVIVVTAMFAVVLFNV; encoded by the coding sequence ATGCCGAACTGGTTGGCGTTGACGCTGCTGGTGATACCAGCCGTGCTGGCCGGTCTGTTCGGTACCCGCGAGGTCCGCGCCGCCCACCGGGAACGAGCGGTTCCCTCGGTGCCGCAGGGCTGGGTGTCGGCGCGGGGTGTGATCGTCGACGAGCAGCTCACGGCCGGTCGGGGCGGCGAGGCCAATCCCCTGCGCCGCCCGGTCGTCACCTATCAGACGGCTGACGGCCGGGAGGTCACGTTCACCTCGCGCATCCAGGCCGCCGGAATGCCCAAGCGCGGCACGGCGCTGGCGGTCTTCCACGACCCCGTCCAGCCGACCCGGGCCTGCATCGACCCCCAGGCGTTGACCGGGGTGCCGATGCCCCTGCCGGGGTCGTCACGCATCCTCGTCGCCCTCATCTGGCTCGTCGTGATCGTGGTGACCGCGATGTTCGCCGTGGTGCTGTTCAACGTCTGA
- a CDS encoding PaaX family transcriptional regulator C-terminal domain-containing protein, with protein MTSAVLPPDRPGSPGSLIVTFAGLHLRRLGGWIAVADLLRALAAADLGSTAGRQALTRLKTRGFLTAEKHGTAAGYTLTEFGRRDLAGGDRRIFTAPDRDPAAGWALAVFSVPESDRDHRHRLRTLLAGSGFGAVANGVWIAPRPLAGPTRAELAAGDLDRYVTWFGVQNGDDPGTPSPIAAPGPAQVARWWDLAGLAQLYRSFLSVWGDVDPATVLRDGGEQAAFVHDLRLVDAWRVFPRTDPGLPLPLLPDDWPGVAAWDTFTRLRDAWAEPGRVWVDALVART; from the coding sequence ATGACGTCGGCCGTCCTGCCCCCCGACCGGCCCGGGTCGCCCGGGTCGCTGATCGTCACCTTCGCCGGTCTGCACCTGCGGCGGCTGGGCGGCTGGATCGCGGTCGCCGACCTGTTGCGGGCACTGGCCGCGGCCGACCTGGGGTCCACCGCGGGCCGGCAGGCGTTGACCCGCCTGAAGACCCGCGGATTCCTGACGGCCGAGAAACACGGCACCGCTGCTGGTTACACGCTGACCGAGTTCGGTCGTCGGGACCTGGCCGGCGGCGACCGGCGGATCTTCACCGCCCCCGACCGCGACCCCGCGGCGGGCTGGGCGCTGGCCGTGTTCTCCGTGCCGGAGTCCGACCGCGACCACCGACACCGGCTGCGAACGCTGCTGGCCGGCTCCGGGTTCGGCGCGGTGGCCAACGGCGTGTGGATCGCCCCCCGCCCCCTGGCCGGCCCGACGCGCGCCGAGCTGGCCGCCGGCGACCTCGACCGGTACGTGACCTGGTTCGGCGTGCAGAACGGTGACGATCCCGGTACGCCGTCCCCGATCGCCGCGCCCGGGCCGGCCCAGGTCGCCCGCTGGTGGGACCTGGCCGGCCTGGCGCAGCTCTACCGTTCGTTCCTGTCCGTCTGGGGAGACGTCGACCCGGCGACGGTCCTGCGGGACGGCGGCGAGCAGGCGGCCTTCGTCCACGACCTGCGGCTGGTCGATGCGTGGCGGGTGTTCCCCCGCACCGATCCCGGTCTGCCGCTGCCCTTGCTGCCGGACGACTGGCCAGGGGTGGCCGCCTGGGACACGTTCACGCGGCTCCGTGACGCGTGGGCGGAGCCGGGACGAGTCTGGGTCGACGCCTTGGTCGCCCGGACCTGA
- a CDS encoding cupin domain-containing protein — protein MTADLDPATLAAALDLAPLPEEGGLFRRTWANDTASAILFLLADGDFSALHRLTADEVYVHQAGAPLDLLLLGPSGEVDRVLMGTDVRAGQVPQLTVPAGWWQGSSSTGRWTLVTTIVSPPFEWDQITMGRREDLTARYPAAAERILALTRTG, from the coding sequence ATGACTGCCGACCTCGACCCAGCGACCCTCGCCGCGGCCCTCGATCTCGCCCCGCTCCCCGAGGAGGGCGGGCTGTTCCGGCGCACCTGGGCCAACGACACGGCCAGCGCCATCCTGTTCCTGCTGGCCGACGGCGACTTCTCGGCACTGCACCGGCTCACCGCGGACGAGGTCTATGTCCACCAGGCCGGGGCACCGCTGGACCTGCTGCTGCTCGGACCGTCCGGCGAGGTCGACCGGGTCCTGATGGGGACGGACGTGCGGGCCGGACAGGTCCCGCAGCTGACGGTGCCGGCCGGTTGGTGGCAGGGCTCGTCGTCGACCGGTCGCTGGACCCTGGTGACCACGATCGTCAGCCCGCCGTTCGAGTGGGATCAGATCACCATGGGCCGGCGTGAGGACCTGACGGCGCGGTACCCGGCAGCCGCCGAGCGGATCCTCGCCCTGACCCGCACGGGGTGA
- the ligD gene encoding non-homologous end-joining DNA ligase codes for MAAKASFGEPVELTVGDRVVRVSNPERVYFPERGETKLDLVRYYLSVGDGIVNALRERPCMLHRFPDGVSGEKVHQKRLPRGAPDWVQTVRLYFPRFGRTADELCVTELAAVAWAVQMSTVEFHPWNSRRADPEKPDEWRIDLDPGPECDWATVRRVAHVTREVLDELGAVGWPKTSGGHGMHVYVRIRPEHGFPDVRRAALAFAREVERRAPQDVTTTWWRKDRDPRKLFVDYNQNTRDHTIAAAYSVRGNPLGTVSTPIAWPEVDHVVPDDFTIATVPARYAEIGDLHAGIDQAVFDIAPLLEWADRDERQGADDPGQPDD; via the coding sequence GTGGCCGCCAAGGCGTCGTTCGGCGAGCCGGTCGAATTGACCGTCGGCGACCGGGTCGTGCGCGTCAGCAACCCGGAACGGGTCTACTTCCCCGAGCGTGGCGAGACCAAGCTCGATCTGGTCCGCTACTACCTGTCCGTCGGGGACGGGATCGTGAACGCCCTCCGCGAGCGGCCCTGCATGCTGCACCGCTTCCCGGACGGCGTGAGCGGCGAGAAGGTCCATCAGAAACGGCTGCCCCGCGGCGCCCCGGACTGGGTGCAGACGGTGCGGCTGTACTTCCCGCGCTTCGGCCGCACGGCCGACGAGCTGTGCGTGACCGAGCTGGCCGCCGTCGCGTGGGCGGTGCAGATGTCGACCGTCGAGTTCCATCCGTGGAACTCGCGGCGGGCCGACCCGGAGAAGCCCGACGAGTGGCGGATCGATCTCGACCCGGGCCCGGAGTGCGACTGGGCCACGGTCCGGCGGGTCGCCCACGTGACGCGGGAAGTGCTCGACGAGCTGGGGGCGGTCGGCTGGCCCAAGACGTCCGGCGGGCACGGGATGCACGTCTACGTGCGGATCCGGCCGGAGCACGGTTTCCCCGACGTCCGACGGGCGGCGTTGGCCTTCGCGCGGGAGGTCGAACGGCGCGCGCCGCAGGACGTCACCACCACCTGGTGGCGCAAGGACCGCGACCCCCGCAAGCTGTTCGTCGACTACAACCAGAACACCCGCGACCACACCATCGCCGCCGCCTACTCCGTGCGAGGCAACCCGTTGGGCACCGTCAGCACCCCGATCGCCTGGCCGGAGGTCGACCACGTCGTGCCCGACGACTTCACCATCGCCACCGTCCCCGCGCGGTACGCCGAGATCGGTGACCTGCACGCCGGTATCGACCAGGCCGTCTTCGACATCGCCCCGCTGCTGGAGTGGGCGGACCGCGACGAGCGGCAGGGCGCGGACGACCCCGGTCAGCCGGACGACTGA
- a CDS encoding kynureninase gives MTSMAAPTRQDALDLDARDPLAGFHDRFEPLPDGVVAYLDGNSLGRPLREIPTAWADFARDQWAGRLIRGWSEGWMELPEQVGDELAAAALGAAPGTTVIADSTTVNFYKALRAAVNIARAADPARNRVVLDRDNFPTNRYIAESLARDFDLELVWLHPEPASGVTVAEVEAVTDERTAVVTLSHIAYQSGYLADAAAITAAAHRAGALVVWDLCHSVGSTEIELDAWDVDFAVGCTYKFLGAGPGAPALLYANARHHGHLDQPIWGWLGRRDAFEMEQGYVPAQGISAMRSGTPPIPAILGVRAGAAVVAEAGIGAIRAKAEGLTEFVLSLADEWLVPLGFTVTSPRETARRGGHVSVDRDDARELCLRLVEAGVLADFRTPNTIRIGLSPLSTSFTQVWDALAVMRDVAGAAPVAPAADVPADALASTG, from the coding sequence ATGACCAGCATGGCCGCCCCCACCCGGCAGGACGCCCTCGACCTCGACGCCCGCGACCCGCTGGCCGGCTTCCACGACCGGTTCGAGCCGCTCCCCGACGGCGTCGTCGCCTACCTCGACGGCAACTCCCTCGGCCGGCCGCTCCGGGAGATCCCCACCGCCTGGGCCGATTTCGCCCGCGACCAGTGGGCCGGCCGGTTGATCCGCGGCTGGTCAGAGGGCTGGATGGAACTGCCCGAGCAGGTCGGGGACGAACTGGCGGCCGCGGCGCTCGGGGCGGCCCCGGGGACGACCGTCATCGCCGATTCGACGACGGTCAACTTCTACAAGGCGCTGCGCGCCGCGGTGAACATCGCCCGGGCCGCCGACCCGGCCCGCAACCGGGTGGTGCTCGACCGCGACAACTTCCCCACCAACCGCTACATCGCCGAGTCGCTGGCCCGCGACTTCGACCTCGAGCTGGTCTGGCTCCACCCCGAACCCGCGTCCGGGGTCACGGTCGCCGAGGTCGAGGCGGTCACCGACGAGCGCACCGCTGTCGTCACCCTGAGCCACATCGCTTACCAGTCCGGCTATCTCGCGGATGCCGCCGCCATCACCGCGGCCGCCCATCGGGCCGGCGCCCTGGTGGTCTGGGACCTGTGCCACTCGGTGGGATCCACCGAGATCGAGCTGGATGCCTGGGACGTCGACTTCGCCGTCGGCTGCACCTACAAGTTCCTGGGCGCCGGCCCGGGCGCCCCGGCCCTGCTCTACGCCAATGCCCGGCACCACGGTCACCTCGACCAGCCGATCTGGGGCTGGCTGGGCCGGCGGGACGCGTTCGAGATGGAGCAGGGTTACGTCCCCGCGCAAGGGATCAGCGCCATGCGGTCGGGCACGCCGCCCATTCCGGCCATCCTCGGAGTGCGGGCGGGGGCTGCGGTCGTCGCCGAGGCCGGCATCGGCGCCATCCGGGCCAAGGCCGAGGGTCTCACCGAGTTCGTGCTGTCGCTGGCCGACGAGTGGCTGGTCCCGCTCGGGTTCACCGTCACCTCCCCGCGCGAGACCGCCCGCCGCGGTGGGCACGTCAGTGTCGACCGGGACGACGCCCGCGAACTGTGCCTGCGACTGGTGGAGGCCGGCGTGCTGGCCGACTTCCGGACCCCGAACACCATCCGCATCGGCCTGTCCCCGTTGTCGACGTCGTTCACCCAGGTCTGGGATGCCCTCGCCGTGATGCGGGACGTGGCCGGCGCCGCCCCCGTCGCCCCGGCGGCCGACGTGCCCGCCGACGCCCTGGCCTCGACCGGCTGA
- a CDS encoding glycosyltransferase, translated as MTVVRPLGTPRGGCASVDAVAVVIPARDEEATITACLEAVMVSAAAVAVPVSVIVVADRCTDATAERAAAFTPVSPGRSVTVVASRAGQVGAARDEGVRSALRCAVAGGAEPRRVWIACTDADSRVPSDWLAVHVEIADSGADLVLGTVRPDPADLPSALLESWWRRHLLTDGHPHVHGANLGVRGDRYETVGGFPHLPTHEDVRLADAVRRSGGRVVATGRAPVLTSGRRVGRAPAGLSSYLRELVDLDPSA; from the coding sequence ATGACCGTCGTGCGACCGCTCGGCACCCCGCGGGGCGGTTGCGCGTCGGTCGACGCGGTGGCCGTCGTCATCCCGGCCCGCGACGAAGAGGCCACCATCACCGCCTGCCTCGAGGCGGTCATGGTCTCGGCCGCTGCGGTCGCCGTTCCGGTGTCCGTCATCGTGGTGGCCGATCGCTGCACCGACGCCACCGCCGAGCGGGCCGCCGCGTTCACCCCGGTGTCTCCGGGACGGTCGGTGACCGTGGTGGCCAGCCGGGCCGGTCAGGTCGGTGCCGCCCGTGACGAGGGCGTCCGATCGGCCCTGCGCTGCGCCGTCGCCGGCGGTGCGGAGCCCCGCCGGGTGTGGATCGCCTGCACGGACGCCGACTCTCGGGTCCCCTCCGACTGGCTGGCCGTGCATGTCGAGATCGCCGACAGCGGAGCTGATCTCGTGCTGGGCACCGTCCGCCCCGATCCGGCCGACCTGCCGTCCGCGCTGCTCGAGAGCTGGTGGCGGCGACACCTGCTCACCGACGGGCACCCCCACGTACACGGAGCCAACCTGGGCGTCCGTGGTGATCGCTACGAGACGGTCGGCGGGTTCCCGCACCTGCCCACCCACGAGGACGTCCGGCTGGCCGATGCGGTGCGTCGTTCCGGTGGCCGGGTGGTGGCCACCGGCCGGGCTCCGGTGCTCACCAGTGGTCGGCGGGTGGGCCGTGCCCCGGCCGGTCTGTCGTCCTATCTGCGGGAGCTGGTCGACCTGGATCCGTCGGCCTGA